TCCCGGTTGCACCAGAGGTGTACTGGACCAAGTACACCTCGTCTACCTTGCAACCGGGATAAGATAAATGTAAGCTTAAATGTAAGCTACGGTATGAGCTTACATTTATCTCGAGAAGATTTTCCACCGATATCCACAACGTATTGTGCAATAGTTTAGAAAAGGGATTTTCGGAACCGGAAAGGTTCAAGTATTCTTGAACCTTTGCGATGTAACCCCGGTTTGCAATAGCTGCTTTTGGTTGTGTTTGAGACAAAACACGATTGAGGTGATGGTGATCGTTGTTTGAAAAAGTTGGGTTTGGAGGGATAATTGGCACCGATGTGAGTCCAGCTCGTTGACATGCAAATAGAATCTGAACAAGCTCGAGTCCAGGGGAGCATAAGATAACGAGGGTGTCACCTCTCTGAAAGGATAGTTGAAGTTGAGAGGAAATTGAGTAGACTGAGTTGTTTAGCCCTTCATAAGTGAGACTGGAGCACTGCAAACCGGGCAAACCGTCTTCTGCCCAAATGAAAGCCGGCTTGGACCGGAAGGAGGGAAGGCTAGCCCAGACCGGGAGGTATTGATCAACAACTGGTTGGTCCGGGAAACATGGATCATAATTCTCGTAGCTCATAATTTTCTACTTAGTTATAGTTTGAAACTAAATGCTGTCTCGGCAGCTATTTATATAGAAACAGAAAGGGTAAGATTGTCGTATTAGACCTTCAATTTTGTAGTATTTACTCAAACACCCTGTCAATTTGACTCATGCTAAATCTGAAAAGAAATTAAAGAATTGTCGAGTAAGTATTCATAACATCTCTGGGTGAGGATGTGATAAAAATTATATAAGCATAAGTAAAGTAAAAGacgttaaacaaaaataataatacagatataagaaacataaaatatataaaaatgtatgAAGTCCTAGCTAGGGCTTATAATGTAGTTAGGTAAAACTCTAGGAGGCAAATGGAAATTACCAAATTTCGAAAAGATTAGACGTTCAATGGATAAGCACATCACAACATGCACATAATTACATTAAAATGAATAACTTAATTAAACGATGTCCGATCTTGACATCTAATGATAATATACCCTAGTTAGGAGATGTTTAGTAATTATTCAAAATAATATTCTCCACGAATATCCTCATATGACTCTGAATTTTCGTCGTGATGTTAACGTCGTAATGCTCCAGACGGCAAATCTTATGACCTAGTTATATACTTACGTTAGTGATATATACCCAGATCCATTATTGAAGTTAATAAATTTGCTAAGTGCTTTAGCGTCCGATTAGTTTTTGGTTTTTTGTGTATTgtcttataattttttattatttttattgtaaGGTACTGTTAGGGAATAAGCAAAAAGTAAATTACTATGAAATGCTTCTAGCATTTAACAAAATGTTGtgttttgaataaaatatatCGTTGTTACTATAAGCTTTTAGTGTATAATTTAAACAAAACGTTCCAAATCAAAAAATTATCTCTCGTAACGTATAACAAAACGCTATCAACTAGTAGCTACTATATATCCGCTACATGCAACTCGCAACCTGCTATAACTAGTTTTTCCGAACACACTCATCGATGCAGGTTGATATAAACACACTTTTCGACATTGAAATAACAGTGATCGCACAGTGAATGTTGTAGTTCAATCTTAATATGCAAACAATCAAACagtttgttttgaaaactaatatcGAATCGTCACTACTTGACATAAAAAATAAGTCGATCAATAATATTGATAATGATATGTCGatttgttttaaacaataaatgcAAAAATGAGGTTTTTCCAGGGGCGGTCCTAGCTAGGTGCCCGGTGTGGCACCGGCAACACTTAGCTTCCGTGCacgaagtaaaaaaaaaaagttatattctTACCTATTGTGTCACTACGTAAAAAAAATCGTGCAACTATTAAAAAAATTGTGCAACcacataaaaaaatattgtcaCTCTTTCGGGAATTACCAAacgaaaaaataataataatgagccAATTGTTTTATTCAATTATTGTACAATAGTCCAATTGTCTAAAGCCCTAAAGCCCAAAATAAAACATAAGCAGTTAGGCTAATTGTTTGTAAAAAAATAGCTCAATCCTAATTGTAATTGTTGATCtgtacaaagaaaaaaaaacacgatTACACATACTAGACGACTCATGCACGACTACTCGACTTCCTTGCTTCTGCGTCCAAAATTCATTCGATGTGCGACAATGCGATGGCTATTGTCGACATTCATTGAGCCGTGACCTCATAATCCTTGGACCTTGATCGATTTCATTGTTGGATCGATCACAATCCTTGATCGATTTCAACAATAGTCAATATCTCAATCTCTTGAAGCAAGTATCGATCAAGTTCCCTCTTCTTTCAATTTCTACTGTTTTGGTTAATAAATCCACTTCAAAGCCCTACACTACAATGAAGCAAGTAAGTTTTACTAATTCATTTAGATATTTGAAATTGATATGTTTTTTTGAAGTTATTGATTGACTTGGGTGAAATTGATTTGTTTTGTTGAAGTTATATTGTTTGCTTAGGTTATATTGctatatttttttattgaattgattgtttgattaggtgaaattgatatgttttattgaatttattgtttgattaggtgaaagcaacttgttttattgaagtcattgtttgattaggtgtaattgttatatttttattgaatttattgtttgattaggtgaaagTAACTTGTATTATTGAAGtcattgtttgattaggtgtaattgttatatttttattgaatttattgtttgattaggtgaaagcaacttgttttattgaagtcattgttatgtttttataagtTAAACTAAGTGGTTTTTTACCAAAAGACAAAGACCTAATCCTAATGAAAGTGGTGAAGAATATTCCCAAATACCAATCACCAATCAATCAATCCCTTCCGTTTTTAACCCTAATGCAACTCCACAAACACCAATCACCAATCAATCAATCTCTTCGGTTTCTAATGCAATTCCACAAACACAATGCTCTAACCAACCTAATGATAATGTTGACTTGAAAGATCTTCCAAAGGACCCGGTGGATAGGCCATTGATTACAAGTTACAAACCAAATATAAGAGATGATGTAAGAAGAGCATATTTGCTTCAAGGACCGTGTCAAGTAAGGGCACATAAGTTTCCTAAAAAAAATAGGTGATAGATTTATAAGATTCGTTCATTCATGGTGATGACTTTGATTGGTTGGAATATAGTGTGAAAAAGAATAGTGCATATTGCTTATATTGTTATTTGTGTGGGGACCTCATGGAACAAAAAGGAGGGAGAGATGCATTTGTTTCCCAAGGTTTTGATACTTGGAATAAAACAGATGCATTTCGGACTCATGTGGGTGGTGTTGATAGTTTTCACAACAAAGCAAAAGAAAAGTGTGAGTTTTTAATGAGGGAAAAACAAGCTATCAATGTAGTCTTGAGGAGGCAAACCGAAGTAGAGGATCATAAATATAAAGCTCGATTACGTGTTTCTATTATTGTTGTTAGACTTTTATTGAAAACCGGTTTACCGTTTCGTGGTCATGACAAGTCAGTTAACTCGGAAAATAGAGGGCTATACATTGAAGTGTTAAAAGCCCTTCGAGAGACTAATGAAGATATTTTCAATAAATACTTTAGAAAATGCTcctaaaacaatcaactaattTCCTCTGAAATTCAAAAAGAACTTGTGCAATGTTTTCCACAAGAAGTACTTTTGAGTATTCGTGAAGAGATTGGTCAAGATGTTTTTGCTTTACTAGTTGATGACTCTAGTGATGTTTCAAAAAAGGAACAAATGGCTATTGTTTTGCGTTATGTCGATAGTCTTAGCTTTGTGAAAGAAAGATTCATAGGTCTAGTGCACGTGAAGGATACATCTTCTTTGACACTCAAAAACGCCATAAATAAAGTAATTACAAGTAATAAGTTGAGTTTTAGTAAGGTAATTTATTCTTTACTTTTTTGTTATttcaatttaatatatatatatatatatatatatatatatatatatatatatatatatatatatatatatatatattaattgttttaaattttaatagatAAGAGGACAATGTTATGATGAGGCTAGCAATATGTGAGGGGAATTCAATGGTTTGAAAGTTTTGATATTACAAGAGAATGACACGGCTTTTTATGTACATTGCTTTGCACACCAACTTCAATTAGTAGTGGCTGTAGCAAAGAAGCATGATGGTGTTAGTGACTTTTTTGAGCAAATTTCGTTGGTGGTTAATGTAGTTTGTGCCTCGTGTAAAAGAAAATACTTACTACGAGAGCAAGCAATAGAAAGGGTGCAAAAAGGCTTCTGTAGTGGTGAACTTGAAACCGGAGTAGGGTTAAATCAAGAGACTACACTTGTTGGAGCGGGAGAAACAAGATGAGGTTCACATTTCAACACACTCACAAGTTTGATGAAGTTGTTTGTGGATGTTCTAGTAGTTTTAGATTTTGTGAAAGAGGAGGGAGGGTCATTGGAAAACCGTCAACAAGCATCTAGAATCTTAGCATATTTTAAATCATATGAGTTCGTGTTTTACTTACATATGATGTATGACATTTTATACCTCACGGGTAAATTATCAAAGCAACTTCAAAGAAAAGATCTAGACATTTTAGAAGCGGCTTCGATGATTAGAGGCACAATGGAGGCATTACAATCTTTTAGAAACATAGGGTTTCCTAGCATTTTGCCAAAAGTATCCTCTTTTTGTCAAACACACGAAATTGATACTTTGAATATGGAAGAGTTGTATATTGGTGCGAGAAACCGTAGGACTACAAAGGCTAATAGGTTTCATTTTGAGGTTGAAATCTACAACACGGTGGTAGATATGCAACTTACAGAATATCGGGATCGATTTAGTGAAACAAGCACCGAATTACTAGAATACATGGGTGCTTTGAGCCCTTGTGATTCATTTGCACAATTTGACAAATCAAAGTTATTGAAGTTGGGTAAGTTATACAAGTATGACTTTAATGATTCAGATATGATAGACCTTGAAGGACAACTTGAGATATCACTCTTGCATCAAAGATGAGCGCTTCACTAGTTTGAAAGGAATTTCCAACCTTTCTCGGTTGATGGTTAGTATGGGGAAGCATCGGTCTTATTCTTTGGTTTATACGCTATTAATGTTGACGTTGATATTACCCGTAGCGACCGCAAGTGTAGAAAGATGTTTTTAAAAGATGAAGCTCTTGAAGACTGACTCACGTAACAAAATTGGCAATGAATTTTTGAACGACGCATTGCTTTGTAATGTCGAGACCGAAGCATTTGCGAATGTTGAGAATGAAAAAGTAATGAAGCGGTTTCAAAAGATGTCTGCACGAAGAGAACAAATTTAAATTCTAATATATCGTTATTATATTATGTTTAACTAGAAAAAAATTGTATTAGatgttttatattatgtttgaccgatttttttttttaatgttttatattatGTGTGACAGGAAAAAAATTGTGCAACCCCTACTACTAATTCCTACGTCCGCCCCTGAGTTTTTCAATGGCCCTATCCATTGGTATTCCGTTAGGGCGTTTCCGATGGATTTCTGACAAAAATTGGTGTGTCTTAAAATCACTCGTGGGTAGATGTTAGTAACGGATTTCCAAACGAATGGTTAGTCGCAATACACCAACGAAATATCGATAAAAAAAACCTTTGACCTTGTTTGACCACTTATAGTGACATAAGCATTTTACAGTTTTACTAATGAAAAATCGACATAAACCCTTTACTAATGATATACGGACACAACTTCTTTAATTTGGTTTCAACATATATGCCTATAATTTTTCCACAAAACACTTTACCAACGGAAATTCCGGTCACTAATCTGCCGataaaattattttattcaaatgtaaAAATTGTAAAATAAAATAGCCATATTTTTTTGTACGGTATGcaaaaaaaaacacaatactAAGCCTATGAATACTCATATTCAAACACAAATCTAATTaaacattataataaaaaaaatgtcaaatacaCACAAGTATCTCCCACAatttctaagtgtttagacaaAAAAAACGAAGAAAGTATTTAAGAACATAAAACTAAAAACTACTTGGTGGACTACAGTGTGTTTGTCTTTTTTGCATGCTAGAATGGCTCATGCATCCTTGACACCTAAAAAAATGGTAAAAGAACCATATAGAGTTAGTAAATCTCTTTAACTTATAATCCATAAGAACGTATTATCAatttaatttataataacaacatactatagtTTTTATCAATTATAATAAATCAATCTAACTTTTTTTTTACATAATCACATAGAGGAGGGCCATGAAGATTGTGTCCCCATAGCAACAAAATTAAGATCCGAGGATCCCATCACCAACATAAGACCCTTTTCCCTCCCTATTTCCACAACTGTTTTTTGGCCCACACCTGAGGATCATTCTTCATCTTACATCTGTAAGATGGTTAGTCGGATCATCCAAATACTTCTCACTCACCTCCCTGATTTATGCATCCTATAGTTTCACCAAAAGAAACAatgcctttagcggcgacacaacCCATTACCGGCGACTCAACCatttgtcgccgctaaagagTTGTGTTGCCGGTAATTGTGTTGCCGCTAAAGGCATCTCACCCGAATCCGCGTTTACCCTCTCTGATAGATCTCGTCCGTTCGATCGAGTATCTAATCTAACGGTTGGGGTCTCTTATCCGCACAAACCTAATACCGGCGACAATTGTATCGCCGCTAAATGTCTAAAATGTCGCCGCTAATAGTGATCTAAAAAATGACACGGTAATCTTCCCTCCAGATAGTCGCCGCTGTTGCTTTGTGTTGTCGGTAAAGACCAAATTGTCGCCGTTAAAGGCTTTCACGGATAAAAAAAAACGCACACAATCTGCTCATTTGTTTCCTCTTCTAATCGGTCCTCGATTTTGCTATTGATTCTTGATTCCAACAACTTATCTCCCCAAATTGTATGAGATTAGGGGTCAAGGGTGGTTTGGGCTTCCTGTGACACGATTTCTAACTCCATTTCGGGAAGAAATGTAAGTTTAAGTTCCTGTATCTTTTTGTCTTTGTACGTTAACTTAGATATTTAGTTGCATTTGATGATTAATTGCAAATTATTTTTCAATTTCATTGTTTTTGGTAGTGTTGTCTTTGGGTTTACGGGTGAGAGTATATTTAGGTGAAGACCAATTTTTCCGTCAACAAATTCGTTGATTTCCGCCACTACAGGATCTATTATTTCAATTTATTGTGAAATTTGAGTTTAATTGCAAGCTATGTGTAGTTGTATCAATTATGTGAAAATTGccatatgtatgtatattttatatttgtatGAATTTATGTGAATTTGGTGTATATATGCcaatgtatgtgtgtttgatgTATATATGGTATATAAGTATTTTGGTAGAAGTATATATGATGTTATTTtccatatatgtgaaattatatgtgtttgttataagtaggatgttattgcgtgtgtatgtgaatgtatgtatgtttgttgtaaatgtgGTATATGAGTGTGAAATTTATGTATTTGGTATAAATATGATGTTATTATCTATATATGTGAAAGTATGTGTATTTTgtttaagtaggatgttattatgtgtgtatgtgaatgtattTGTATTTTGTGTATATGTGGCATATGTATGTGAAAGTATGTGAATTTCAtactcttatgtattatgtgaaaaagtatgtggttttggtataagtatgatgctataatttaaaaaaaataaaagaaaattattgttataattggaaaaaaaacacaaaatttttttataaaattgtttaaaacctTATATACGAATACTAGAAAGTTTTTAGTTTCTTCCCAAACAAACCCCAAGTTAACCAATAAGTTCTATAGTTAACTAATAATCTTCAACTTAACTTATAATCTTGCAACATATTTATACaatgttataaataaataaaatatattttttttaatctcgacggtaaaaatgaacaacacaacaacataatataactgtttaaattacaatgctataattgaaaaaaatgttataaataaaaaaatataaaaagatacAATAGTAAGAAATGTTTTTTATGGATATgccaaattattaatttttctttatttaatattttattcattAAAAACTAATTGctaaacatataaaaataaatcATTGTTATAGTtggaaaaaaacacaaaaaatgttataaaattgtttaaaaacttatatacgaATACTATAATGTTTTTAGTTTGTTCCCAAACTAACCCCAAGTTAACCAATAAGTTCtatagttaacttataatctTCAACTTAACTTATAATCTTGTAACATATTTATACAAtgttataaacaaaaaaaaattattttttaatcttGTCGGTAAAAATGAACAACACAACAATATAATATAATTTCTTAAAGTACAAtattataattgaaaaaaatattataaataaaaaaaatataaaaagatacAATAataagaaatgttttttttatggaTATCTCAAATTATTAATTTgtctttatttaatattttattcattAAAAACTAATTGctaaacatataaaaataaatcATTGTTATAGTtggaaaaaaacacaaaaaatgttataaaattgtttaaaaacttatatacaaataCTAGAAAGTTTTTAGTTTGTTCCCAAACTAACCTCAAGTTAATCAATAATTCTATAGTTAATTTATAATCTTTAACTTAACTTATAATCTTGTAACATATTTATACaatgttataaataaaaaaatatttattttaatctTAACGGTAAAAAtgaacaacacaacaacatagtATAATtgtttaaagtacaatgctataattgaaaaaatattataaataaaaaaaatataaaaagatacAATAGTAAGAAATGTTTTTTTATGGATATACTAATTGCTAAattctttaatttatttttttttattttttatttttttattttttattttttttattttttattcttttaattgtaaaaaaaatgtggattgaaaaaaaaaaacaatactaTTTCTATATACTAAACTCTAAATGCAATTATGTTTCAGCAAcatcatgtctattgataaaaACTGGACTACCAATCCTTTTCGAAACCATCCCAAGTTCCAAGCAGGATTCAAAGCTTTTATCGAGAAGTTCAAGTCACGCCTTGATAGTAATGGTAAAATCAGATGTGCATTTGAAAAATGTGATAACCGTTACTTCAAGTACCCGACTGCAGTTGAAAAATGTGATAATCGTTACAAAGTTTTGGATGTTTGAGTTTAAATGTCGACCAACCAGCACAACTAAAATCAAAACTCTTAATTTAACGGAAATGTGTAACATGGAATGGTTTGTATTGAATAGCTGTGAAGAAATCACACAGTATATCATGCAATGTGACAACctggaattttcattcggtcaaaccctataagtcaatcacttcatattatatgTCAAGTttacttttatttgtttttaggaaattaaagttcgtttgattattttaataattaatctttaaacgaacgggtgaacggatgcgccgtctcgggtcttgaaatttcaaaaccgcgaataccacatagcttagaagttcacggccaaacttttatattTGGGTCGTAAACTATcctaaaaaccgtaaactcatgccttaagcatgagtttactccccaaagtagATCACTTCTCATTTTCACCCTAaagtgtaaactccaaaacactctcaactatcatcccggttttcgcccgatttcccgaaaacataagtacttcttggcttgatttgttgttatatcacaacatctagtgattatacatcctttaatccatcaaatttcatgttttgattagatttccaaaacaccaagaacacacactagtgttttgggactttaagttcatttcaagcttccataaagtaagtacttctatcctagagtcattttaagcttgctatacatcttaatatcaaggaaatgtcccaagaacaccaagaacaaggtgttcacggttttaggaggctcccaaaaccgtaaacaccaagtaaggggcaaagtggtgccttagggtgcctagatgctttaCAATGCCTTAgcgacttgtctagatccatccttgatgagtttatcacacaaaaagcacaaaacctcacatttatatgtgtttacggtttggggacctcccaaaaccgtaaacaccccaaaagttgtataaatgtcccatatttattccttatgcctagaatctaacctagactactaccatgatgagctaaggacttgaaaacccccaaataacATAACCCTTTGGATTTTACGGCAGTAAAATCAAAGGAAAATGGtaataggaccgtaaactccatttaggagtgaaatggcgCCCTAGTTCCTTCCACGGTCACATGcatcaagtagaaaagcttctagggtcTCTTAAAGCTTCAAAAACAAATGGTCACAAAGGGGGTgagcttacgaccataaacccaagagtttacaaccgtaaacccttttgctagtgaccacaaaaccgtaaactccctaatagagttttccttgaaccccaaacacactagcccttccctacaacacttagatgcaatccttgagacttgtaacacttgtataaggtgtttagcatgttctagggtatcttgactttgtttattagttgtttaaacactaatcggatacatatatgtgatattatatgttaactaggatcatagagtgtgttcaagacttcacttgacacctagcaatcctacatcttcagttcatccgtaccactcactataggtgagttcataccccataataaatggtttaaatgtttttaaatgctttatgggggaatacaagttaaatacttatagttattacataaatcacatgtgattgataactacaaaaccagttattttcttactgttcaaactgtttatcaaactgttttgcttcaaactgttttacaaattcttatacttatcaaatacgtttacttaagctctgttacacttattatcaaatg
The genomic region above belongs to Lactuca sativa cultivar Salinas chromosome 4, Lsat_Salinas_v11, whole genome shotgun sequence and contains:
- the LOC111890290 gene encoding uncharacterized protein LOC111890290; its protein translation is MKQVKWFFTKRQRPNPNESGEEYSQIPITNQSIPSVFNPNATPQTPITNQSISSVSNAIPQTQCSNQPNDNVDLKDLPKDPVDRPLITSYKPNIRDDVRRAYLLQGPCQNSAYCLYCYLCGDLMEQKGGRDAFVSQGFDTWNKTDAFRTHVGGVDSFHNKAKEKCEFLMREKQAINVVLRRQTEVEDHKYKARLRVSIIVVRLLLKTELVQCFPQEVLLSIREEIGQDVFALLVDDSSDVSKKEQMAIVLRYVDSLSFVKERFIGLVHVKDTSSLTLKNAINKVITKNDTAFYVHCFAHQLQLVVAVAKKHDGVSDFFEQISLVVNVVCASCKRKYLLREQAIERVQKGFCSGELETGVGLNQETTLVGAGETR
- the LOC111890289 gene encoding uncharacterized protein LOC111890289, with protein sequence MKLFVDVLVVLDFVKEEGGSLENRQQASRILAYFKSYEFVFYLHMMYDILYLTGKLSKQLQRKDLDILEAASMIRGTMEALQSFRNIGFPSILPKVSSFCQTHEIDTLNMEELYIGARNRRTTKANRFHFEVEIYNTVVDMQLTEYRDRFSETSTELLEYMGALSPCDSFAQFDKSKLLKLGKLYKYDFNDSDMIDLEGQLEISLLHQR